The DNA region GATCACTATTCCTCTAATGATTTTGATTCCTTATTTCTTTTTGGGCTGGTCTTGGAACGAAAGCTTTTATCGTGGAATGGTATTACTCGTTGTCGCTTCCCCTTGTGCATTGGTTGCTTCAGCAACACCTGCCACTTTGGCTGCCATCTCAAATGGTGCTAGAAATGGCGTCCTATTCAAGGGCGGTGTCTATTTAGAGAACTTAGCAGCATTAAAAGCAGTTGCTTTTGATAAAACTGGAACTCTGACAAAAGGAAAACCTATTGTAACAGATGCTATATTTCTGAGTGACAAACAAAAAGCAGTCGATATTTTAGTCGCAATGGAGCGCCACTCTACTCATCCGCTTGCACAAGCAGTGATCGACCGTTTTGATGAAGAAAGCACCACTCATTATGAACAACTTGATGTCAAAAACGTTGTAGGTTTCGGAATGGAAACTACAATCAATTCTACAGTCTGGCGATTAGGGAAAATTTCTTTTGCGGATACTTCTTCAATCACATCAGATATTTTAGAGCAAATTGAACAACTACAAGCAGATGGTAAAACAGTCATCTATCTCTTTGAAGGGGAAACGATCGTTGCCTACCTTGGATTGTTAGATGTTCCAAAACCAGAAGCAAAATCGATCATTACTTATTTTAAACAAGTCGGTGTTCATACGACGATGATCACTGGAGATCAAGAAAGAACTGCTGCTGCAGTTGCAAATGAACTAGAAATCGATGAAATTCATGCAAACTGTTTACCAGAAGATAAGACGATTCTTATCAAACAACAAAAAGAACGTTACGGTGTTAATGCAATGGTTGGGGATGGCATCAACGATGCTCCCGCTTTAGCTAATGCAGCGATCGGTGTTGCAATGGGCGGCGGAACGGATATTGCAATGGATGTTGCAGATGTCGTTTTGATGCAAAATGATTTAGAAAAACTACAGATGAGTCATTTGCTTTCAAAAAAATTAAAACGAATCGTCATGCAAAATATACTATTTTCAGCCTTTGTCATTTGTCTTTTAGTTCTTTCAAATTTTTTCCAAATCATCAGCCTTCCTTTAGGAGTGATCGGTCATGAAGGAAGCACGATCTTGGTAATTTTAAATGGTTTGAGGTTACTTAAGACGATTCCGATCGAGCACGTAAAGACCAAAGCACAAACACCATTAAAGCCACTAAATTCATATAGTCGTAGTGAATCAAGTATTTAAAATAGACAAAAAAGGAGACGCTCATTGCTGGATGAGTATCTCCTTTTTTATCTACCTCTAATAACTCCTTACTCCCATTCTTCAAGAAATTCTTTAAGAAATTTTTCCAAAAATTCTTGTCGCTGCTTTCCTATTTTTTTGGCATAGGGCGTATTTAAACGATCGTTCAATAGTAGAATTTTTTCATAAAAATGATTGATGACTGTACTTTCTTCCCTGTACTCTGATTTATTTTGTAATAATCTTGGCTTAATAGCAGAGTCATAAATTTTATTTCCTTTGTGCCCACCATAATAAATAGTTCGGATGATCCCGATCGCTCCCATTGCATCCAGCCGATCAGCATCTTGAACGATTTGTCCTTCTATACTTAATTCCGTTTTCTTTCCTTCAAATTCCTGACTGAATGAAAGGTTT from Enterococcus sp. 9D6_DIV0238 includes:
- a CDS encoding heavy metal translocating P-type ATPase, which encodes MKLSKEKKAILSTILCLIFMIAGFMLEKSGTTFYPIIFILAIVFGGFKQTKEGLISTFEDKHLNVDLLMALAAIGACIIGNWFEGAMLTFIFCLSGALEEYTTNKSKKEIASLMNLQPETALLFDNGKTTEVSVDTLEIGDTLLVPKGSSIPIDGQLAAGTSTIDEAAITGESVPVEKSASDLLFGGTINLGEAFTMTVTKNSEDTLFAKIIRLVDEAQNTPSQTASFIEKLENTYVKIVLITIPLMILIPYFFLGWSWNESFYRGMVLLVVASPCALVASATPATLAAISNGARNGVLFKGGVYLENLAALKAVAFDKTGTLTKGKPIVTDAIFLSDKQKAVDILVAMERHSTHPLAQAVIDRFDEESTTHYEQLDVKNVVGFGMETTINSTVWRLGKISFADTSSITSDILEQIEQLQADGKTVIYLFEGETIVAYLGLLDVPKPEAKSIITYFKQVGVHTTMITGDQERTAAAVANELEIDEIHANCLPEDKTILIKQQKERYGVNAMVGDGINDAPALANAAIGVAMGGGTDIAMDVADVVLMQNDLEKLQMSHLLSKKLKRIVMQNILFSAFVICLLVLSNFFQIISLPLGVIGHEGSTILVILNGLRLLKTIPIEHVKTKAQTPLKPLNSYSRSESSI
- a CDS encoding HD domain-containing protein, translated to MDMQTIDVLKAFVRSKLREDQSGHGMDHIERVVRNAQKIIQTQACDEFVVVAAAYLHDVADEKLVEDQEKAYQEIKEVLQVNGVPVEKIEHILYIIKNLSFSQEFEGKKTELSIEGQIVQDADRLDAMGAIGIIRTIYYGGHKGNKIYDSAIKPRLLQNKSEYREESTVINHFYEKILLLNDRLNTPYAKKIGKQRQEFLEKFLKEFLEEWE